Proteins encoded together in one Streptomyces sp. TLI_171 window:
- a CDS encoding acyl-CoA thioesterase II, translated as MTDSASLPPVTASGLRSFAELLSIEELEENLFRGSCHAGAPLRAFGGQVAAQALTSAGRTVEPARRVHSLHGYFLRPGDPRRPIVYQVDRARDGASYATRRVTAVQRGEVIFTMSASFKRPETSGDRQRTMPPVPGPDELPDPYLAWQRDAPEEFAGAAIFRALQMRFVPADAPGMPPELPGVPQQFVWLRTGSALPGDDPLLQVCALTYLSDLTLASTAALHVQPHRVHRVEEPRVSLASLDHAMWFHRPFRADEWLLFAQRSPSASDGRGLAMGEFYDLDGVLVASAVQETLLRELRRKG; from the coding sequence GTGACCGACTCCGCCTCGCTCCCTCCCGTGACCGCTTCCGGGCTGCGCTCCTTCGCCGAGCTGCTGAGCATCGAGGAGTTGGAGGAGAACCTGTTCCGGGGCTCCTGCCACGCGGGGGCGCCGCTGCGCGCGTTCGGCGGGCAGGTGGCGGCGCAGGCGCTGACCTCGGCGGGGCGGACGGTGGAGCCGGCCCGGCGGGTGCACAGCCTGCACGGGTACTTCCTGCGGCCTGGCGACCCGCGCCGGCCGATCGTGTACCAGGTGGACCGGGCCAGGGACGGGGCCTCGTACGCGACCCGGCGGGTGACGGCGGTCCAGCGCGGCGAGGTGATCTTCACCATGTCGGCCTCGTTCAAGCGGCCGGAGACCTCGGGCGACCGGCAGCGCACCATGCCGCCGGTGCCGGGCCCGGACGAGCTGCCGGACCCGTACCTGGCGTGGCAGCGGGACGCCCCGGAGGAGTTCGCGGGCGCGGCGATCTTCCGCGCCCTGCAGATGCGCTTCGTCCCGGCCGACGCCCCCGGCATGCCGCCCGAACTGCCGGGCGTCCCGCAGCAGTTCGTCTGGCTCAGGACGGGCAGCGCACTGCCGGGGGACGATCCGCTGCTGCAGGTCTGCGCGCTGACGTACCTCTCGGACCTGACGCTGGCCTCGACCGCGGCGCTGCACGTGCAGCCGCACCGGGTGCACCGGGTGGAGGAGCCGCGGGTGTCGCTGGCCTCGCTCGACCACGCCATGTGGTTCCACCGCCCGTTCCGCGCCGACGAATGGCTGCTGTTCGCCCAGCGCAGCCCCTCCGCGTCGGACGGCCGGGGGCTGGCGATGGGCGAGTTCTACGACCTGGACGGGGTGCTGGTGGCCTCGGCGGTGCAGGAGACGCTGCTGCGCGAGCTGCGCCGGAAGGGCTGA
- a CDS encoding helix-turn-helix domain-containing protein, translating into MGRPRAFDEAEAVRDAAVLFAERGFEGTSVDDLVQRLGVHRGSLYKVFGSKRGLYLAALRHHLDQEVLPTVAALGAAGSAAEVLVQAAGGFDGGAAAGLLLSAAVEQAAADPDTAALVAEGLAALEAALRGALGEAEGPLAQALCATVLGTRVRDRAAGAPGSAAAVLALAGRLGA; encoded by the coding sequence ATGGGACGACCACGGGCTTTCGACGAGGCCGAGGCCGTACGGGACGCCGCCGTGCTGTTCGCAGAGCGGGGTTTCGAGGGGACCTCGGTGGATGACCTGGTGCAGCGGCTCGGCGTGCACCGGGGCAGCCTCTACAAGGTGTTCGGCAGCAAGCGGGGGCTGTACCTGGCGGCCCTGCGGCACCACCTCGACCAGGAGGTGCTGCCGACCGTCGCCGCCCTGGGCGCGGCCGGATCCGCGGCCGAGGTGCTGGTGCAGGCGGCCGGCGGGTTCGACGGCGGGGCGGCGGCCGGGCTGCTGCTGTCCGCGGCGGTCGAGCAGGCGGCCGCAGACCCGGACACGGCGGCACTGGTGGCCGAGGGCCTGGCGGCACTGGAGGCGGCGCTCCGCGGCGCGCTGGGGGAGGCCGAGGGGCCGCTGGCCCAGGCGCTGTGCGCGACCGTCCTCGGCACCCGGGTCCGGGACCGGGCGGCCGGAGCGCCCGGCTCCGCGGCGGCCGTCCTCGCGCTGGCCGGCCGGCTCGGCGCCTGA
- a CDS encoding MBL fold metallo-hydrolase has translation MSRPVSWLFRAGELAAEAGLALRDAKRSYRTLPRETWHRVRTDAFGADPRGGRWEKVRNSPHFVDGSFRNPVTTRRLAYAHTPLALMRTKLAADPSRRAPVAAVPVHRLLPVELATPPASGLRLTWLGHATVLAEIDGVRVLFDPVWSERCSPFDWIGPKRLHPVPLPLAELGPVDVVVISHDHYDHLDMDTVRTLAAGDAVFAVPLGIGAHLEHWGVSPRRIVDLDWWESTELDGLRLTATPARHYCSRGPRPSGKFLWASWVVEGKRHRLFHSGDSGYFPGFAEIGRRFGPFDATMMQVGAYSEHWPEVHLTPEEAVQAHRDLGGRLMLPVHWGTFDLAPHPWEEPAERAVAAAHAAGATLAVPRPGRPFEPADPPAVKLWWRAVAAAPNGADLLVPEGMTPPPATVPNTPAALTPAGATPRPDAALADARPTTDVRPATDVRPATDVRPTAGTRPAAADQAPDQEGEVPLF, from the coding sequence GTGTCCCGCCCCGTCTCCTGGCTGTTCCGTGCCGGCGAACTGGCCGCCGAGGCCGGGCTCGCGCTGCGCGACGCGAAGCGCTCGTACCGCACGCTGCCCCGGGAGACCTGGCACCGGGTGCGCACGGACGCGTTCGGCGCCGACCCGCGGGGCGGCCGCTGGGAGAAGGTCCGCAACTCGCCGCACTTCGTGGACGGTTCCTTCCGCAATCCGGTGACGACCCGTCGGCTGGCGTACGCGCACACCCCGTTGGCGCTGATGCGCACCAAGCTGGCCGCGGACCCGAGCCGCCGCGCACCGGTCGCCGCGGTGCCGGTGCACCGGCTGCTGCCGGTCGAGCTGGCCACGCCGCCGGCCTCGGGCCTGCGGCTGACCTGGCTGGGTCACGCCACCGTGCTGGCCGAGATCGACGGGGTCCGGGTGCTGTTCGACCCGGTGTGGAGCGAGCGCTGTTCGCCGTTCGACTGGATCGGGCCGAAGCGCCTGCACCCGGTCCCGCTGCCGCTGGCCGAACTCGGGCCGGTGGACGTGGTGGTGATCTCGCACGACCACTACGACCACCTGGACATGGACACCGTCCGCACCCTCGCCGCCGGCGACGCGGTGTTCGCGGTCCCGCTGGGCATCGGCGCGCACCTGGAGCACTGGGGCGTCTCGCCGCGCCGGATCGTCGACCTGGACTGGTGGGAGTCGACCGAGCTGGACGGCCTGCGGCTGACCGCCACTCCGGCCCGGCACTACTGCTCGCGCGGGCCGCGGCCCAGCGGCAAGTTCCTCTGGGCCTCGTGGGTGGTGGAGGGCAAGCGGCACCGGCTGTTCCACAGCGGCGACAGCGGCTACTTCCCGGGCTTCGCCGAGATCGGCCGCCGGTTCGGCCCGTTCGACGCGACGATGATGCAGGTCGGCGCGTACTCGGAGCACTGGCCGGAGGTGCACCTGACGCCCGAGGAGGCGGTGCAGGCGCACCGCGACCTGGGCGGCCGGCTGATGCTGCCGGTGCACTGGGGGACCTTCGACCTGGCCCCGCACCCGTGGGAGGAGCCCGCCGAACGGGCCGTGGCCGCCGCCCACGCCGCCGGGGCGACGCTCGCCGTCCCCCGCCCGGGCCGGCCCTTCGAGCCGGCCGACCCGCCGGCCGTCAAGCTCTGGTGGCGCGCCGTCGCGGCCGCCCCGAACGGCGCGGACCTGCTGGTTCCCGAGGGGATGACCCCGCCCCCGGCCACCGTGCCGAACACCCCGGCCGCCCTGACGCCCGCCGGCGCCACTCCCCGCCCGGACGCCGCCCTCGCGGACGCCCGGCCCACCACCGACGTCCGGCCCGCCACCGACGTCCGGCCCGCCACCGACGTCCGCCCCACCGCGGGCACCCGGCCCGCGGCCGCGGACCAGGCGCCCGACCAGGAGGGCGAAGTCCCGCTGTTCTGA
- a CDS encoding MaoC family dehydratase, which translates to MTTFASLADLTAAVGTELGTSEWHTVDQDRVNLFAEATGDHQWIHVDPERAKQTPFGGTIVHGYLTLSLLPVLAKECYGVEGIAMALNYGSDKVRFPAPLPVGSAVRATAVLVSAEQVPGGVQAVVRFTISSESGAKPHCVAETITRFYPAA; encoded by the coding sequence GTGACGACCTTCGCCTCGCTCGCCGATCTGACCGCCGCGGTCGGCACCGAACTCGGCACCAGCGAGTGGCACACCGTGGACCAGGACCGGGTGAACCTGTTCGCGGAGGCGACCGGCGACCACCAGTGGATCCACGTCGACCCGGAGCGGGCGAAGCAGACGCCGTTCGGCGGGACGATCGTGCACGGGTACCTGACGCTGTCGCTGCTGCCGGTGCTGGCGAAGGAGTGCTACGGGGTGGAGGGCATCGCGATGGCCCTCAACTACGGCTCGGACAAGGTGCGTTTCCCGGCGCCGCTGCCGGTCGGCAGTGCGGTCCGGGCGACGGCGGTGCTGGTCTCGGCGGAGCAGGTGCCGGGCGGGGTGCAGGCCGTGGTCCGCTTCACCATCTCCAGCGAGTCCGGCGCCAAGCCGCACTGCGTCGCGGAGACCATCACCCGCTTCTACCCGGCCGCCTGA
- a CDS encoding pyridoxamine 5'-phosphate oxidase family protein, translating to MDGEERVETLGEAECLRLLGTVPLGRVVYTEHALPAVLPVAFRVAADGRLVLALRAGTRVARALDGTVAAFQVDDFDRAGRNGWSVLVHGRAEVVRDAGERAALEGAGLRPWIPEPGPEYVAITPELVSGRRIVPDADAATPALPGRRRA from the coding sequence ATGGACGGTGAGGAGCGGGTGGAGACGCTGGGCGAGGCGGAATGCCTGCGCCTGCTGGGCACCGTGCCGCTGGGGCGGGTGGTGTACACCGAGCACGCACTGCCGGCGGTGCTCCCGGTGGCGTTCCGGGTGGCCGCGGACGGGCGTCTGGTGCTGGCGCTGCGGGCGGGTACCCGGGTGGCGCGGGCGCTGGACGGCACGGTGGCGGCGTTCCAGGTGGACGACTTCGACCGGGCGGGCCGCAACGGCTGGAGCGTCCTGGTGCACGGGCGCGCGGAGGTGGTGCGGGACGCCGGCGAACGCGCCGCCCTGGAGGGCGCGGGCCTGCGCCCGTGGATCCCGGAGCCGGGCCCGGAGTACGTGGCGATCACCCCGGAGCTGGTCTCCGGCCGCCGGATCGTCCCCGACGCCGACGCCGCGACCCCGGCCCTCCCGGGCCGGCGCCGCGCCTGA
- a CDS encoding SAF domain-containing protein — protein MPTPPRRLGARRRRPAVLAMATALIAAGGLGGAALYNSSGQRIAVLALARDVPMGQVLSPDDLTVAHIAGDPALHPLDAQDLSRTVGLRATTDLKRGSLLVKADVTSDPATQPGQQIVGIAAKHSQLPATRLQPGLQILVVNTSDGKADGPTTRTPDTMTAVVAMVGRPDTDGSTVIDVAVGPADGPRLAQWVASGKFQVILAPRTAGGS, from the coding sequence ATGCCGACCCCGCCGCGCCGGCTCGGCGCACGGCGGCGGCGGCCGGCCGTTCTGGCGATGGCGACGGCGTTGATCGCGGCCGGCGGTCTGGGCGGTGCGGCGCTGTACAACAGCAGCGGGCAGCGGATCGCGGTGCTGGCGCTGGCCCGGGACGTGCCGATGGGGCAGGTGCTGAGTCCGGACGATCTGACGGTGGCGCACATCGCGGGCGATCCGGCGTTGCACCCGTTGGACGCCCAGGACCTGTCGCGGACGGTGGGGCTGCGGGCCACCACAGACCTGAAGCGGGGTTCGCTGCTGGTGAAGGCGGACGTGACGAGCGATCCGGCGACGCAGCCGGGGCAGCAGATCGTCGGCATCGCGGCGAAGCACTCGCAGTTGCCGGCGACCAGGCTGCAGCCGGGCCTGCAGATCCTGGTGGTCAACACCTCGGACGGCAAGGCGGACGGCCCCACGACCCGGACGCCGGACACGATGACCGCGGTGGTCGCCATGGTGGGGCGGCCGGACACCGACGGCAGCACGGTGATAGACGTGGCGGTCGGGCCGGCCGACGGGCCGCGGTTGGCGCAGTGGGTGGCGAGCGGGAAGTTCCAGGTGATCCTGGCGCCGCGGACGGCCGGGGGCTCCTGA
- a CDS encoding CpaF family protein: MRASPYQGPPPHQPVNGQPARGQAVTGQPVNGQVVQGGSADAAGLPWAKPALPQTGPVHVPPSQTAAVPALSAAGAQPAVDPQVARELKRQVAAELHQQLSRLNEASGSEADRATRRQRGRALIEEAVARWSDAYAQAHGIPPTREQDRALSEAVYDLLFRAGRLQPYLDDPDIENILINGCDDVWVSRVHQPLRQVPPVAESDEELVELLQDLARQHGGGERSLSTASPMLALRLEGGMRLQAMTEVTPRPYVAIRRHRVASANLRDLIQLGTVDSTLAAFLAAAIRARKNVMITGTQGVGKTSLLRAMAAEIPPDERVGTLESEFELWLHTLGHLRQVVPMEAREGNGERVDGRLAGELSIGELIPAALRMTLSRIIVGEVRSAEVVPMLRVMTNGEGGSMCTLHARGPHMVVDRIAELCLEYGAHMTDTLAYRLTANAVDFIVHVAMVDETAVGGRRHRFVSHVLEVAGLGESGRPAMNTVFGPRPELGEVRAVPVTPPHCLDDLRRAGFDAGLLASPYGTWGAPLALRIGGMR; this comes from the coding sequence GTGCGCGCTAGCCCGTACCAGGGGCCGCCGCCCCACCAGCCGGTCAACGGCCAGCCGGCCCGCGGCCAGGCGGTGACCGGGCAGCCGGTCAACGGCCAGGTGGTGCAGGGTGGTTCGGCGGATGCCGCCGGGTTGCCGTGGGCCAAGCCGGCGCTGCCGCAGACCGGACCGGTGCACGTGCCGCCGTCGCAGACCGCGGCGGTTCCCGCGCTGTCGGCGGCGGGCGCGCAGCCGGCGGTGGATCCGCAGGTGGCACGGGAGTTGAAGCGGCAGGTGGCGGCGGAGCTGCACCAGCAGCTGTCGCGGCTGAACGAGGCGTCGGGGAGCGAGGCGGACCGGGCGACCCGGCGCCAGCGCGGCCGGGCGCTGATCGAGGAGGCGGTGGCCAGGTGGTCGGACGCCTACGCGCAGGCGCACGGCATCCCGCCGACCAGGGAGCAGGACCGGGCGCTGTCCGAGGCGGTGTACGACCTGCTGTTCCGGGCGGGCCGGCTGCAGCCGTACCTGGACGACCCGGACATCGAGAACATCCTGATCAACGGGTGCGACGACGTCTGGGTGTCGCGGGTGCACCAGCCGCTGCGGCAGGTGCCGCCGGTGGCCGAGTCGGACGAGGAACTGGTGGAGCTGCTGCAGGACTTGGCACGGCAGCACGGCGGCGGTGAGCGCAGCCTGTCGACGGCCAGCCCCATGCTGGCGCTGCGCCTGGAGGGCGGGATGCGCCTGCAGGCGATGACGGAGGTGACACCGCGTCCGTACGTGGCGATCCGCCGCCACCGGGTGGCCAGCGCGAACCTCCGCGACCTGATCCAACTGGGTACCGTGGACAGCACCTTGGCGGCGTTCCTGGCGGCGGCGATCCGGGCCCGGAAGAACGTGATGATCACCGGTACGCAGGGGGTCGGCAAGACCAGCCTGCTGCGGGCGATGGCCGCCGAGATCCCGCCGGACGAGCGGGTCGGCACGCTGGAGTCCGAGTTCGAGCTGTGGCTGCACACGCTGGGGCACCTGCGGCAGGTGGTCCCGATGGAGGCCCGGGAGGGCAACGGCGAACGGGTGGACGGCCGGCTGGCCGGCGAGTTGTCGATCGGCGAGCTGATCCCGGCGGCGCTGCGGATGACGCTGTCGCGGATCATCGTCGGCGAGGTCCGCTCCGCCGAGGTGGTGCCGATGCTGCGGGTGATGACCAACGGTGAGGGCGGCTCGATGTGCACCCTGCACGCCCGTGGCCCGCACATGGTGGTGGACCGGATCGCCGAACTCTGCCTGGAGTACGGCGCGCACATGACCGACACGCTGGCGTACCGGCTGACCGCGAACGCCGTGGACTTCATCGTGCACGTGGCGATGGTCGACGAGACCGCGGTCGGCGGCCGCCGGCACCGCTTCGTGTCGCACGTGCTGGAGGTGGCCGGGCTCGGCGAGTCCGGCCGCCCCGCGATGAACACGGTGTTCGGGCCGCGCCCGGAGCTCGGCGAGGTGCGGGCGGTGCCCGTCACCCCGCCGCACTGCCTGGACGACCTGCGCCGGGCCGGCTTCGACGCGGGCCTGCTCGCCTCCCCGTACGGGACGTGGGGCGCACCGCTGGCGCTGCGGATCGGAGGGATGCGCTGA
- a CDS encoding type II secretion system F family protein: MLLYVLCGLLLVGGLVALGVGLVGRSAAEEEVRNPLESRLHTLWYGAPGTASPGIARLRRIQLALVLLGGPGGWLLTGIPLMALLVPGAVFGLPWLFDATRSDTRRIGRLEALAEWTQRLSDVLLLGVGLNQAILTSRRTAPAALESEIADLAARLQARWRPEDALRAFADQLADSTADKVLAALLLRAGDSGPGLARALGDMAESVREEVRQRRAIEADRAKHRTTIRWMVGIILLVLVVGSFNSRYTEPYSTGVGQLVLGIVAVAFMLVIAWMRSLAAHTPLPRLLEQDRRSKAGRLPGQRAAADTEVDGGAADGAGGSAGPAADEDGPLLEEAR, from the coding sequence ATGCTGCTGTACGTGCTGTGCGGGCTGCTGCTGGTCGGCGGGCTGGTGGCGCTGGGCGTCGGCCTGGTGGGGCGGTCCGCCGCCGAGGAGGAGGTGCGCAACCCGCTGGAGAGCCGGCTGCACACCCTCTGGTACGGCGCGCCGGGGACGGCCTCGCCGGGGATCGCCCGGCTGCGCCGGATCCAGCTGGCGCTGGTGCTGCTCGGCGGGCCGGGCGGCTGGCTGCTGACGGGCATTCCGCTGATGGCGCTGCTGGTGCCCGGGGCGGTGTTCGGCCTGCCCTGGCTGTTCGACGCGACCCGCTCCGACACCCGGCGGATCGGCCGGTTGGAGGCGCTCGCCGAGTGGACGCAGCGGCTCTCGGACGTGCTGCTGCTCGGCGTCGGCCTCAACCAGGCCATCCTGACCAGCCGGCGGACCGCGCCCGCAGCGCTGGAGAGCGAGATCGCCGACCTGGCGGCCCGGCTGCAGGCCCGTTGGCGGCCCGAGGACGCGCTGCGCGCCTTCGCCGACCAGCTGGCGGACTCCACCGCCGACAAGGTGCTCGCGGCGCTGCTGCTGCGGGCCGGCGACAGCGGACCCGGGCTGGCCCGGGCGTTGGGCGACATGGCCGAGTCGGTGCGCGAGGAGGTCCGGCAGCGCCGCGCCATCGAGGCGGACCGGGCCAAGCACCGCACCACGATCCGCTGGATGGTCGGCATCATTCTGCTGGTGCTGGTCGTCGGCTCGTTCAACTCCCGTTACACCGAGCCCTATTCGACCGGCGTCGGCCAACTGGTGCTGGGCATCGTCGCGGTGGCGTTCATGCTGGTGATCGCCTGGATGCGGTCGCTGGCCGCGCACACCCCGCTGCCCCGGCTGCTGGAGCAGGACCGCCGCTCGAAGGCCGGCCGTCTGCCGGGGCAGCGCGCCGCGGCGGACACCGAGGTCGACGGCGGCGCCGCCGACGGGGCGGGCGGCTCCGCCGGTCCCGCCGCCGACGAGGACGGCCCGCTGCTGGAGGAGGCCCGATGA
- a CDS encoding type II secretion system F family protein — protein MISPWAVLAGAAAAGGLAWLLAELRPAPPDLGQALDRLHRTPEPRRASDPVEALSWFDRVGERSLRLHGLRIPHQELALIGRTPARFMAHKVLFATLGLAVPGYLAALAVLFGDGLPIAVPLLVGPLLGALLWFVPDGIVIGEAKEARTEYLHGIAAYLELVALERAADCGPAEALRRAAAVGRGTVFRRIRDALERAATDRLPPWDGLDALAQELGLTPLQDVADIMRISGVDGASVYDTLRARAKSLRGELLSEELAKANTDSERMVAPGSALTLLMTVLIVFPALYKMLSVQ, from the coding sequence ATGATCTCCCCGTGGGCGGTGCTGGCGGGCGCGGCCGCGGCCGGCGGCCTGGCCTGGCTGCTGGCCGAACTCCGGCCCGCGCCACCGGACCTGGGCCAGGCGCTGGACCGGCTGCACCGCACCCCCGAACCGCGCCGGGCCTCCGACCCGGTCGAGGCGCTGTCCTGGTTCGACCGGGTCGGCGAACGCTCGCTGCGGCTGCACGGCCTGCGCATCCCGCACCAGGAGCTCGCCCTGATCGGCCGCACCCCGGCCCGGTTCATGGCGCACAAGGTGCTGTTCGCGACCCTCGGCCTCGCGGTGCCCGGCTACCTGGCCGCGTTGGCGGTGCTGTTCGGCGACGGACTGCCGATCGCCGTGCCGCTGCTGGTCGGGCCGCTGCTCGGCGCGCTGCTCTGGTTCGTCCCCGACGGCATCGTGATCGGCGAGGCCAAGGAGGCCCGCACCGAGTACCTGCACGGCATCGCCGCGTACCTGGAACTCGTGGCGCTGGAACGGGCCGCGGACTGCGGTCCGGCCGAGGCGCTGCGGCGCGCCGCGGCGGTCGGGCGCGGCACGGTGTTCCGGCGGATCCGCGACGCGCTGGAGCGGGCGGCCACCGACCGCCTCCCGCCGTGGGACGGACTCGACGCGCTGGCACAGGAGTTGGGCCTCACGCCGCTGCAGGACGTGGCGGACATCATGCGGATCTCCGGCGTCGACGGCGCCTCCGTGTACGACACCCTGCGAGCCCGGGCGAAGAGCCTGCGCGGTGAACTGCTGTCCGAGGAACTCGCCAAGGCCAACACCGACAGCGAGCGGATGGTCGCCCCCGGCTCCGCCCTGACCCTGCTGATGACCGTCCTCATCGTCTTCCCCGCGCTGTACAAGATGCTGTCCGTCCAATGA
- a CDS encoding TadE/TadG family type IV pilus assembly protein, whose translation MAISLAIVFPVVLFVILLVVQAGLWWYAEQAALSAAREGVEAGRVNGAGPNAGPERATEFIDRFGDLAQRVTVEQGGAGDPLYRVTVQVRPAFVVPFFNAPTITKSASGPWEKFVPQGQP comes from the coding sequence ATGGCGATCAGCCTCGCCATCGTGTTCCCGGTCGTGCTGTTCGTGATCCTCCTGGTGGTGCAGGCCGGGCTCTGGTGGTACGCCGAGCAGGCCGCGCTGTCCGCCGCACGGGAGGGCGTGGAAGCCGGACGCGTCAACGGAGCGGGCCCGAACGCCGGGCCGGAGCGGGCCACCGAGTTCATCGACCGGTTCGGCGACCTGGCCCAGCGGGTCACGGTCGAGCAGGGCGGCGCCGGCGACCCGCTGTACCGGGTCACCGTTCAGGTCCGGCCGGCCTTCGTGGTGCCGTTCTTCAACGCGCCGACGATCACCAAGAGCGCCTCCGGCCCGTGGGAGAAGTTCGTCCCGCAGGGGCAGCCGTGA
- a CDS encoding TadE/TadG family type IV pilus assembly protein has product MTGRRARRRERDRGSFAVEAAILVPVVLTFALMAVAAGRVQTTGAVVDAAARSGARAASLARTPEGAEQAAADAVAQALADRGVQCATEPVGAPEYGTIGSGAGQLTTVTVRVACTVAFGDLLELDGIPGHKTITGTFTSVVDRYRGD; this is encoded by the coding sequence GTGACCGGCCGCCGCGCCCGGCGGCGCGAGCGCGACCGGGGGTCGTTCGCCGTCGAAGCGGCCATCCTGGTCCCGGTGGTGCTGACCTTCGCACTGATGGCGGTCGCCGCCGGACGGGTGCAGACCACCGGCGCGGTGGTGGACGCCGCCGCCCGCTCCGGGGCCCGGGCCGCCTCGCTGGCCCGCACGCCCGAGGGCGCCGAGCAGGCCGCCGCGGACGCGGTCGCGCAGGCTCTGGCCGACCGCGGGGTGCAGTGCGCCACCGAACCGGTCGGCGCGCCCGAGTACGGCACGATCGGCAGCGGCGCCGGTCAACTGACCACCGTCACCGTCCGGGTGGCCTGCACGGTGGCATTCGGCGACCTGCTGGAACTCGACGGCATACCGGGGCACAAGACCATCACCGGCACGTTCACCTCCGTGGTGGACCGCTACCGGGGAGACTGA
- a CDS encoding pilus assembly protein TadG-related protein — MLGGGNVSERATNVGERGVNGRDRGSISVMVAITAVSLVVVVGLVLDFGGQLRAMERADALAQEAARIGGQQLDIDRLRAGQGYHFDRQAAEDAARDYLRSRGVNGDITFPDRANTTTFSVACSTNYRTALLGVVNIDSLTVQGHGKATLVHGITEGTTG, encoded by the coding sequence ATGCTGGGGGGAGGGAACGTGAGCGAACGAGCCACGAACGTGGGCGAACGAGGCGTGAACGGGCGGGACCGGGGCAGCATTTCGGTCATGGTCGCCATCACCGCCGTCAGCCTGGTCGTCGTGGTCGGCCTGGTGCTCGACTTCGGCGGTCAACTGCGGGCCATGGAACGGGCCGACGCGCTCGCCCAGGAGGCCGCCCGGATCGGCGGCCAGCAGCTGGACATCGACCGGCTGCGGGCCGGCCAGGGCTACCACTTCGACCGGCAGGCCGCCGAGGACGCCGCGCGGGACTACCTGCGCAGCCGGGGCGTCAACGGCGACATCACGTTCCCCGACCGGGCGAACACCACCACCTTCAGCGTCGCCTGCAGCACGAACTACCGGACCGCGCTGCTCGGCGTGGTCAACATCGACTCGCTCACCGTGCAGGGCCACGGCAAGGCCACCCTGGTGCACGGAATCACGGAAGGGACGACCGGCTGA